In Chitinophaga sp. HK235, a single window of DNA contains:
- a CDS encoding Lrp/AsnC family transcriptional regulator encodes MDHKKEQTTEHPPLSLDEKDMGILKLLQQDAKMTIRDIARQLNLSTTPVYERIRKMEQAGVIKQYAAIVDARKINKGMTVLCYITLKEHNKKFGKKFIQEIISFQEVTECLNISGEFDFMIKVQVKDMDEYREFYVNKLGELDNLSHTQSIFVISVIKETHQVVY; translated from the coding sequence ATGGACCATAAAAAAGAACAGACCACCGAACACCCGCCACTGTCATTGGATGAAAAAGACATGGGCATTCTCAAACTGCTGCAACAGGATGCCAAAATGACGATCAGGGATATTGCCCGTCAGCTGAATCTCAGCACTACACCCGTTTATGAACGTATCCGCAAAATGGAACAAGCCGGCGTCATCAAACAATACGCAGCCATCGTAGACGCCCGGAAGATCAACAAAGGCATGACTGTGCTGTGTTACATCACCCTGAAAGAGCACAATAAAAAATTCGGCAAAAAATTTATTCAGGAAATCATCTCCTTCCAGGAAGTAACGGAATGTCTCAATATCTCCGGTGAATTTGATTTTATGATCAAGGTACAGGTAAAGGATATGGATGAATACCGGGAGTTTTATGTGAACAAACTGGGGGAATTAGATAATCTTAGTCATACCCAAAGTATTTTTGTGATCTCTGTTATAAAAGAAACACATCAGGTTGTATATTAG
- a CDS encoding ligase-associated DNA damage response exonuclease, with product MELLQFTDKGIWCAAGDFYIDPWKPVKRAVITHAHSDHARPGNQHYLCEQSGIPLLRMRLGADIDVQGIPYGETIYLNGVKISLHPAGHMIGSAQVRVEHAGEVWVASGDYKLENDGICAPFESVRCHTFITESTFGLPIYRWEPQQQLLARISNWIYENQQAGKTSVITAYSLGKAQRLLYHLKDKVTRIMAHGAISQVNELLIQQGYPLPTIERVTPETPKTAFKNAVVIAPPSADDSTWMRRFTPFSLGVCSGWMQVRGHMRRRNADAGFALSDHADWNGLLDAVTATGASQVYVTHGFSSVFARYLTEKGIAATEVSTSYNDDDEEIIPNPET from the coding sequence ATGGAACTGCTTCAATTTACCGACAAAGGCATCTGGTGCGCAGCAGGTGATTTTTACATCGATCCCTGGAAACCCGTCAAACGGGCAGTGATCACCCATGCGCACTCCGATCATGCCCGCCCGGGAAACCAGCACTACCTCTGCGAACAGTCCGGTATCCCGCTGCTGCGGATGCGGCTGGGTGCCGATATTGATGTACAAGGCATTCCCTATGGCGAAACCATCTATCTGAACGGTGTAAAAATATCCCTGCATCCGGCCGGTCATATGATCGGCTCGGCACAGGTAAGAGTGGAGCATGCCGGCGAAGTATGGGTGGCCAGCGGCGATTACAAACTGGAAAATGATGGTATCTGCGCCCCTTTTGAATCCGTGCGTTGTCATACCTTCATCACTGAATCCACATTCGGACTGCCTATCTACCGGTGGGAACCCCAACAGCAGCTCCTCGCCCGTATCAGCAACTGGATATACGAAAATCAGCAGGCCGGCAAAACATCGGTCATCACAGCTTACAGCCTGGGCAAAGCCCAGCGGCTGTTATATCACCTGAAAGACAAAGTCACCCGTATTATGGCGCACGGAGCCATCTCACAGGTCAACGAATTGCTGATACAACAGGGATATCCCCTGCCCACCATAGAAAGAGTGACACCAGAAACCCCCAAAACTGCTTTTAAAAACGCAGTGGTCATAGCCCCACCTTCCGCAGATGATTCTACCTGGATGCGTCGCTTTACACCTTTTTCTTTGGGTGTTTGCAGCGGCTGGATGCAGGTAAGGGGACATATGCGCAGACGTAATGCTGACGCAGGTTTTGCACTTTCAGACCATGCAGACTGGAATGGGTTGCTGGATGCCGTTACCGCCACCGGCGCTTCACAGGTATATGTTACACATGGCTTCAGCAGTGTGTTTGCCCGTTATCTCACCGAAAAAGGTATCGCTGCCACTGAGGTGAGTACCAGCTATAATGATGATGATGAAGAAATAATTCCTAATCCGGAAACCTAA
- the guaA gene encoding glutamine-hydrolyzing GMP synthase: protein MTEKILILDFGSQYTQLIARSIRELNVYCEIKPCLQPIAWDDSIKGVILSGSPFSVNDEKAPTLDIAAIAAKVPVLGICYGAQLMAKNFGGEVAKSNIREYGRAFMEHNDKEEKLLYDISTHSQVWMSHSDTIKRIPESFQVIATTENIPVAAFKSTTLAANPIFGLQFHPEVTHSLEGKQIIRNFLVHICNCQQDWTPAAFVQETVEKIKAQVGDKRVVMALSGGVDSTVAAELVHKAIGKNLFCIFVDNGLLRKNEYETVLESYKHMGLNVKGVNAKDLFYGQLNDVSDPEKKRKIIGRLFIEVFQHEAAQLTDIAFLGQGTIYPDVIESVSVNGPSVTIKSHHNVGGLPEKMNMQLVEPLRFLFKDEVRRVGREIGISEVFLGRHPFPGPGLAIRILGAITPEKVAMLQEADAIYVEGLREAGLYDKVWQAGTILLPVQSVGVMGDERTYEFTVALRAVTSVDGMTADWAHLPYEFLAKMSNDIINRVKGINRVVYDISSKPPATIEWE from the coding sequence ATGACAGAAAAGATACTTATCCTCGATTTCGGTTCCCAATATACACAGCTGATCGCGCGCAGCATCCGGGAACTGAATGTTTATTGCGAAATCAAACCTTGTCTCCAGCCCATCGCCTGGGACGATTCCATCAAAGGCGTTATCCTGTCCGGCAGTCCTTTCTCTGTAAACGATGAGAAAGCCCCTACACTGGATATCGCTGCCATTGCCGCGAAAGTACCGGTACTGGGTATCTGCTACGGCGCCCAGCTGATGGCTAAAAACTTCGGTGGCGAAGTGGCCAAAAGCAATATCCGCGAATACGGCCGTGCCTTTATGGAGCACAATGACAAAGAGGAAAAATTATTATACGACATCTCCACCCACAGCCAGGTATGGATGAGCCACTCTGATACCATCAAACGTATCCCTGAGAGCTTCCAGGTGATCGCGACTACCGAAAACATCCCGGTAGCAGCCTTCAAAAGCACCACGCTGGCCGCCAATCCTATCTTCGGCTTACAGTTCCACCCGGAAGTGACCCACTCCCTGGAAGGTAAACAGATCATCCGCAACTTCCTCGTACATATCTGCAACTGCCAGCAGGACTGGACCCCGGCTGCTTTTGTACAGGAAACTGTGGAAAAAATCAAGGCACAAGTAGGCGATAAAAGAGTGGTAATGGCACTGAGCGGTGGCGTAGACTCTACCGTAGCTGCCGAACTGGTCCACAAAGCCATCGGCAAAAATCTCTTCTGTATCTTCGTTGACAACGGGCTGTTGCGTAAAAATGAATACGAAACAGTACTGGAGTCTTACAAACATATGGGTCTCAACGTAAAAGGCGTTAATGCAAAAGACCTCTTCTACGGCCAGCTCAACGATGTGAGCGATCCGGAGAAAAAACGCAAGATCATCGGCCGCCTCTTCATCGAAGTATTTCAGCATGAAGCTGCACAGCTGACAGATATCGCTTTCCTCGGACAAGGTACCATCTACCCTGACGTGATTGAATCTGTATCTGTTAACGGACCTTCCGTGACGATCAAATCACACCACAACGTAGGCGGACTGCCCGAAAAAATGAATATGCAGCTGGTTGAGCCACTGCGTTTCCTCTTTAAAGACGAAGTACGCCGTGTAGGCCGCGAAATAGGTATCAGCGAAGTCTTCCTCGGACGCCATCCTTTCCCCGGACCAGGTCTGGCTATCCGTATCCTCGGTGCCATCACCCCCGAAAAAGTGGCTATGCTCCAGGAAGCAGACGCTATCTACGTTGAAGGACTGCGCGAAGCCGGCCTCTACGACAAAGTATGGCAGGCAGGTACCATCCTCCTCCCTGTACAGAGTGTAGGTGTTATGGGCGATGAACGTACCTATGAATTCACCGTAGCTTTAAGAGCCGTTACCTCTGTCGATGGTATGACCGCCGACTGGGCACATCTGCCTTATGAATTCCTGGCTAAAATGTCTAACGACATCATCAACCGGGTAAAAGGTATCAACCGCGTGGTTTACGATATCAGCTCCAAACCACCTGCTACCATCGAATGGGAGTAG
- a CDS encoding MFS transporter encodes MEKRIILTVACMAIFFEALDVSVLNMALPGMEQYFHFSPDAIQWVQTLYVLAFAGFVLLGGRLADIIGRRKIFITGALLFVMASLGAGFSISFAWLLGCRALQGIGVALAIPAAMAIISHTFTEPAEKNRAFGIFGAMAGIGFATGLAVGGLISAWWGWQWVFFINVPVIGAAVFLAFRFIPRDEKTVHRQQCNWLSGALITLLMMLAAWLIHDLGHITQHPVFFLALLVLFIITAVYFVKRERVHASPLVDFSLFRLKGVMTGNIGAMLLGSTFLPYVFLLTLYLQQVLGFSSSQAGLLLFPFSILSGVISKYVLPHLFHRLGVVRTGILGSTFMLAGIVFFILSYFTVWQLPFILGAVLCINSLGMSVTFPAITILAIQAVPETQHGLASGINGTCNSMGGGLGLSLVGLMIQLATVNKWNIYGAGLVALVIVALVAILQLCRFLFREKAVTAARYAEVSS; translated from the coding sequence ATGGAGAAGCGAATTATCCTGACCGTGGCATGTATGGCCATATTTTTTGAAGCATTGGATGTATCGGTATTAAACATGGCTTTACCGGGAATGGAACAGTATTTTCACTTTAGTCCGGATGCTATTCAGTGGGTGCAAACCTTATATGTGCTGGCTTTTGCCGGTTTTGTACTGTTGGGAGGCCGGCTGGCAGACATTATTGGCAGGAGAAAGATATTTATCACCGGCGCGTTGTTGTTTGTGATGGCTTCCCTGGGCGCAGGTTTCTCTATCTCTTTTGCGTGGCTGCTGGGCTGCCGTGCCTTGCAGGGGATAGGTGTAGCGTTGGCAATACCGGCTGCCATGGCTATTATCAGCCATACTTTTACTGAACCGGCAGAGAAGAATCGTGCTTTCGGTATTTTCGGTGCTATGGCTGGTATCGGCTTTGCCACCGGGCTGGCCGTGGGTGGATTGATCAGTGCCTGGTGGGGCTGGCAATGGGTTTTCTTCATTAATGTGCCGGTGATCGGTGCCGCTGTGTTCCTGGCTTTCCGGTTTATTCCCCGTGATGAAAAGACAGTGCACCGGCAACAATGCAACTGGCTGAGTGGAGCGTTGATCACTCTGTTGATGATGCTGGCCGCCTGGCTAATTCACGATCTGGGACATATTACACAACATCCTGTCTTCTTCCTGGCGCTGCTGGTACTGTTTATCATCACTGCTGTTTATTTTGTTAAAAGAGAACGCGTACATGCTTCCCCGTTAGTCGACTTCAGCCTGTTCCGGCTGAAAGGTGTCATGACTGGTAATATAGGTGCCATGTTGCTGGGCAGCACTTTCCTGCCGTATGTTTTTTTATTGACGTTGTATCTTCAGCAGGTATTGGGTTTCAGTTCTTCACAGGCAGGGCTGTTGCTGTTTCCTTTCAGCATCCTGTCCGGTGTGATTTCCAAATATGTGTTGCCGCATTTGTTCCATCGGCTGGGAGTAGTACGTACGGGCATCCTGGGCAGTACCTTTATGCTGGCAGGCATTGTATTTTTTATCCTGAGTTATTTTACTGTCTGGCAGCTGCCTTTCATATTGGGCGCGGTATTGTGTATCAATTCCCTGGGGATGTCGGTGACTTTTCCGGCTATAACAATACTGGCAATACAGGCAGTTCCGGAAACACAGCATGGCCTTGCCTCCGGTATCAATGGTACCTGTAATTCGATGGGAGGCGGATTGGGGCTGTCTCTCGTAGGACTGATGATACAACTGGCAACCGTAAATAAATGGAACATTTATGGCGCAGGTTTGGTAGCATTGGTGATTGTGGCGCTAGTGGCCATATTGCAGTTATGTCGTTTTCTGTTTCGTGAGAAAGCGGTGACGGCTGCGCGTTATGCGGAGGTATCTTCCTGA
- a CDS encoding ABC transporter substrate-binding protein, with amino-acid sequence MSQIISVKNLLSGLALCLLISACSSSRKSTSRVDGPPPSLSKPTPEKKPEPKKEEKAPFNVPAFAREVKKSTYNIAFFAPLYLDSVFVNSNDIPGRTMPRYVLPGLEFYEGAQLALDSLQQQGYSLKVNVYDSKGRQSVSNVINSKALDATDLIIGAVSNPELKELSDFAKKKEINLVSATFPNDAGITDNPFLFISNSTLKTHCEAIHNYIQDAFSSKNIVLLRRNTAFESRLAADFKASYDKMNNPKKTRIREAIWNDATTPEEISKYLLADRPNIIIVTALDEAGAKNLLRKLSIAHANYPMQIFGMPTWDVFKFKEPEFKGLQVFYSSPYFNEKTDNFSRYLFDSFRRTYKARPSDMAYKGFDMTYYFVRLLHNNGVYFNSAVASSPTVITRFDFQPVYVKEGEQTPSYFENKKIFIIQKGESADVKMNQ; translated from the coding sequence ATGAGCCAAATAATATCTGTAAAAAACCTGCTATCCGGGCTGGCACTGTGTCTGCTGATATCTGCCTGTTCATCTTCCCGGAAGTCCACGAGCCGTGTAGATGGCCCGCCCCCGTCACTGAGCAAACCTACACCGGAAAAGAAACCGGAACCAAAAAAAGAAGAAAAGGCCCCTTTCAATGTACCGGCTTTTGCCAGGGAAGTGAAAAAATCCACTTATAATATCGCCTTTTTTGCGCCGTTGTACCTCGACTCCGTATTTGTCAACTCCAACGATATTCCCGGTCGCACCATGCCTCGCTATGTGCTGCCAGGCCTCGAATTCTATGAAGGTGCCCAGCTGGCACTGGACAGCCTTCAGCAACAAGGCTACAGCCTGAAAGTAAATGTGTACGACAGCAAAGGCCGCCAGAGCGTTTCCAACGTCATCAACAGCAAAGCCCTCGATGCCACCGACCTCATCATCGGCGCTGTCAGCAACCCGGAACTGAAAGAACTGAGTGATTTCGCCAAAAAGAAAGAAATCAACCTCGTATCTGCCACATTCCCGAATGATGCCGGTATCACCGACAACCCTTTCCTGTTCATCTCCAACAGCACCCTTAAAACACACTGCGAAGCTATCCACAACTATATACAGGATGCCTTCTCCTCTAAAAACATCGTGCTGTTACGCCGTAATACCGCTTTCGAAAGCCGCCTCGCCGCTGATTTCAAAGCCTCTTACGACAAAATGAACAATCCTAAAAAAACCAGGATCCGGGAAGCCATCTGGAATGATGCCACCACACCGGAAGAAATCTCCAAATATCTGCTCGCCGACAGGCCCAACATCATTATTGTGACCGCTCTCGATGAAGCCGGTGCCAAAAATCTGCTGCGCAAACTCAGCATAGCACATGCTAACTATCCCATGCAGATATTCGGTATGCCTACCTGGGACGTGTTCAAATTCAAAGAACCTGAATTCAAAGGATTACAGGTGTTCTACTCCTCTCCTTATTTCAACGAAAAAACAGATAACTTCAGCCGTTATCTCTTCGATAGTTTCCGCAGAACCTACAAAGCCCGTCCTTCCGACATGGCCTACAAAGGTTTTGATATGACCTACTACTTTGTACGCCTGCTGCACAACAACGGCGTTTATTTCAACAGTGCTGTAGCGTCATCACCGACCGTCATCACCCGCTTCGACTTCCAGCCGGTGTATGTCAAAGAAGGAGAACAAACACCTTCCTACTTTGAAAACAAAAAAATCTTCATCATCCAGAAAGGTGAAAGTGCAGATGTAAAAATGAATCAATAA
- a CDS encoding BtrH N-terminal domain-containing protein, whose translation MNNHQFRHRQTAHCESGVISNLLGHYGLQISEPMAFGIGAGIFFGHLPFVKVNGVPGTTYRIWPGAIFQRVCKRLGVKMELAKFSTPEKGMAALDRVIDTGTPVGLLSSVYYLPYFPPSYRFHFNAHNMVVYGKREGQYLVSDPVMDTVTEIDPASLAQARFAKGFPAPKGKMYYPVHVPDKASFEKPIKDGIEQTCHYMLKIPLPMFGVKGIRFLAKRVKDYPEKAGERKAGLYLGNVIRMQEEIGTGGAGFRFVYAAFLQEAAVLLNKQELSQLAGELTKVGDLWRNFAFSAGRVCKSRSADNVSYRDLSEMLLQCAAAEETFFRKLAQVRF comes from the coding sequence ATGAACAACCATCAATTCCGTCATAGGCAGACTGCACACTGTGAAAGTGGCGTTATCTCCAACCTGTTGGGACATTACGGTTTACAGATCAGTGAGCCAATGGCCTTTGGCATCGGTGCCGGTATCTTTTTTGGCCACCTTCCTTTTGTGAAAGTAAACGGGGTGCCCGGCACTACTTACCGCATATGGCCGGGAGCTATCTTTCAGCGGGTATGTAAGCGCCTGGGCGTAAAAATGGAATTGGCTAAATTCTCCACACCGGAAAAGGGTATGGCCGCACTGGACAGGGTAATTGACACAGGAACACCAGTAGGACTGCTTTCCAGTGTTTATTATCTGCCTTACTTTCCTCCTTCCTATCGTTTTCACTTCAATGCCCACAACATGGTGGTGTATGGCAAACGGGAAGGCCAGTACCTGGTGAGTGATCCGGTGATGGACACCGTAACGGAAATTGATCCTGCAAGTCTGGCTCAGGCCCGCTTTGCCAAAGGATTTCCTGCCCCTAAGGGAAAAATGTACTATCCTGTACATGTTCCTGATAAAGCTTCTTTCGAAAAACCTATCAAAGACGGGATAGAACAAACCTGTCATTATATGCTGAAGATACCTTTACCGATGTTCGGTGTGAAGGGTATCCGTTTTCTGGCCAAGCGGGTAAAGGATTACCCGGAAAAAGCAGGCGAACGTAAAGCTGGCCTTTATCTGGGCAATGTTATCCGGATGCAGGAGGAGATTGGTACCGGTGGTGCCGGTTTCCGTTTCGTATATGCGGCTTTTCTGCAGGAAGCGGCCGTATTGCTCAACAAACAGGAGCTGAGCCAACTGGCCGGTGAACTTACGAAGGTCGGTGACCTTTGGCGTAACTTTGCTTTCTCCGCCGGAAGGGTATGTAAGAGCAGATCTGCTGATAATGTGTCTTACCGGGATCTGAGCGAAATGTTGTTACAATGTGCAGCAGCAGAAGAGACATTTTTCAGGAAACTGGCGCAGGTGAGATTTTAA
- a CDS encoding ATP-dependent DNA ligase gives MQQFAQLVRLLSNSTKTNEKLEALSHYFATAHSKDKTWVLALFSGRRPKRTVNSTQLKNWCIQATSLPEWLFNECYLTVGDLAETIALLLPPRTQPASAPLHYWMQQLQQLEKATETDKQQFILHTWDALDNGERFVFNKLITGGFRIGVSQKMMVNALAKTYDIPAATLSHMISGSWDPGTVTIEELLHQGTSGADASRPYPFYLAYALEGEPGGLGPIAEWQAEWKWDGIRGQIIKREGQLFVWSRGEELITDKFPEFTPLAGTLPDGTVIDGEILTYADGRPLPFQTLQTRIGRKNVTRKQLQEAPVAFLSYDLLEWEGADIRELPLIERRHLLEQLVSTQQQPVLLLSPEVIASSWDELTTIRQQSRENNSEGLMLKKRSAPYQVGRKRGDWWKWKIDPYTIDAVMIYAQKGHGRRSNLYTDYTFAVRDGDQLVPFTKAYSGLTDKEIAEVDNWVKRHSLEKFGPVRTVQPLLVFEIAFEGIAASNRHKSGVALRFPRINRWRRDKPVAEINTLEDLKTLLQQSGDTST, from the coding sequence GTGCAACAGTTCGCCCAACTCGTCAGATTACTCAGCAACAGTACCAAAACCAATGAAAAGCTGGAGGCGCTCAGCCATTACTTTGCCACAGCCCATTCCAAAGACAAAACCTGGGTGCTCGCCCTCTTCTCCGGCCGAAGGCCCAAGCGCACCGTCAACAGCACCCAGCTGAAAAACTGGTGCATACAAGCCACCAGTCTGCCCGAATGGCTGTTCAACGAGTGTTACCTCACAGTAGGCGATCTTGCCGAAACCATTGCCCTGTTGCTGCCACCCCGTACCCAGCCCGCCAGCGCGCCGCTACACTACTGGATGCAACAGCTGCAGCAATTGGAAAAAGCCACGGAAACAGACAAACAACAGTTTATCCTGCATACCTGGGATGCACTCGACAATGGAGAACGCTTCGTTTTCAACAAACTGATCACCGGCGGTTTTCGTATAGGCGTTTCCCAGAAAATGATGGTCAATGCACTGGCCAAAACCTACGACATCCCCGCCGCTACCCTATCGCACATGATCAGCGGCTCCTGGGACCCCGGCACTGTCACCATAGAAGAGCTGCTTCATCAGGGCACCAGCGGCGCAGACGCTTCCCGCCCCTATCCTTTTTACCTGGCCTACGCCCTCGAAGGAGAGCCCGGCGGACTGGGACCCATAGCCGAATGGCAGGCAGAATGGAAATGGGACGGCATACGCGGTCAGATCATAAAACGGGAAGGACAGCTGTTTGTATGGTCACGCGGAGAGGAGCTGATCACCGATAAATTCCCTGAATTTACTCCGCTGGCCGGCACTTTGCCGGATGGCACTGTAATAGACGGCGAAATACTCACCTATGCCGATGGCCGGCCATTGCCTTTCCAGACACTACAAACACGGATAGGCCGGAAAAATGTCACCCGCAAACAATTACAGGAAGCTCCCGTAGCCTTCCTCAGCTACGACCTGCTGGAATGGGAAGGCGCCGACATACGCGAACTACCCCTGATTGAAAGACGCCACCTGCTCGAACAACTGGTCAGCACACAACAACAGCCCGTGCTGCTGTTATCCCCCGAAGTGATAGCCTCCTCCTGGGATGAGCTGACTACCATCCGCCAGCAATCACGCGAAAACAACAGCGAAGGACTGATGCTCAAAAAAAGAAGTGCCCCCTATCAGGTAGGCCGCAAACGCGGGGACTGGTGGAAGTGGAAAATAGATCCGTATACCATTGATGCAGTCATGATTTATGCGCAGAAAGGACATGGACGCCGTTCCAACCTCTATACCGATTACACCTTCGCCGTCAGGGATGGTGACCAGCTGGTACCCTTTACCAAAGCCTATTCGGGGCTAACAGACAAGGAAATAGCGGAAGTGGATAACTGGGTCAAACGGCATTCGCTGGAGAAGTTCGGGCCTGTACGGACCGTACAGCCCCTGCTGGTATTTGAGATAGCTTTCGAAGGTATTGCCGCCTCCAACCGGCACAAATCAGGCGTGGCCCTGCGTTTCCCCCGTATCAACCGGTGGCGCCGGGACAAACCGGTAGCGGAAATCAATACTCTCGAAGATCTGAAAACATTATTACAACAAAGCGGAGACACTTCCACGTAA
- a CDS encoding head GIN domain-containing protein, whose product MQTKITLSCMALVVSITSFFSACNVIGQHVKGSGNVIKEERKVPSFHKIKVEGSMNVYLAQGPEKNAVIEAEDNIAPLVELIDDGGRLKVRFRNNVNISTRKGVNVYLTTPEVDDISLAGAGDLKLMDKFNSKEDMKISLSGSGNVKGTINAPAVKASIAGSGNMYLEGETRTVNISIAGSGDYVGDGLLSEEAKISIAGSGDANVHASMKLDAKIAGSGDVKYKGNPSISSSVAGSGSVRKI is encoded by the coding sequence ATGCAAACCAAAATTACCCTGTCCTGTATGGCACTTGTCGTGTCCATCACGAGTTTTTTTAGTGCCTGTAATGTGATTGGCCAACATGTAAAAGGAAGTGGCAATGTTATCAAAGAAGAAAGAAAAGTGCCCTCATTCCACAAAATCAAAGTAGAAGGCAGTATGAACGTATACCTGGCTCAGGGGCCGGAAAAAAATGCGGTCATAGAAGCAGAAGACAATATAGCCCCGCTGGTGGAGCTGATAGATGATGGAGGAAGGCTGAAGGTGCGTTTCCGCAATAATGTGAACATCAGTACACGGAAAGGCGTAAACGTATACCTGACCACTCCGGAAGTAGACGACATCTCACTGGCCGGTGCGGGTGACCTGAAGCTGATGGACAAGTTTAACAGTAAAGAAGACATGAAGATCAGCCTGTCCGGTTCCGGTAACGTGAAAGGGACCATTAATGCCCCGGCAGTAAAGGCTTCCATTGCTGGTTCCGGCAATATGTACCTGGAAGGTGAAACCCGTACCGTGAATATTTCCATTGCTGGTAGCGGCGATTATGTAGGCGACGGTCTGTTGTCTGAAGAAGCTAAAATCAGTATAGCCGGCAGCGGTGATGCTAATGTGCACGCCAGTATGAAATTGGATGCAAAGATTGCTGGTTCGGGTGATGTGAAATACAAGGGCAATCCTTCTATATCCAGTTCTGTGGCGGGTTCTGGCTCTGTGCGGAAGATCTAG
- a CDS encoding beta-ketoacyl-ACP synthase III encodes MKEVYITRLSKFLPNKPVENDEMESILGMVDGKASRARLKILGNNKIKTRYYSLDKEGNSTHSNAEMTATAVNALFDEKYPISNLQLLACGTTSPDQLLPNHAAMVHGLLKCQPVELIAATGACAAGMQAFKYAWMSIRCGNTSNAVSTGSEKFSAWMLAQKFQPEAENLKSLDENPIIAFEKDFLRWMLSDGASAALFQDKPNEEGLSLRVDWVEILSYANDLETCMYAGAIKNTDGSTKGWIDMTPEEWAQHSVFSFKQDTRLLGKNIVPSGAQMWKELVERHNINLDEVDFFLPHLSSEFFRLKIDEEITRLGVPIPLEKWFTNLANVGNVGTASPYLMLEELMNTGRFKKGQKVIMMVPESARFSYAYAQITVV; translated from the coding sequence ATGAAGGAAGTTTATATTACCAGGCTATCTAAATTTTTACCCAACAAGCCTGTTGAAAATGATGAAATGGAGAGCATCCTCGGAATGGTAGACGGAAAAGCTTCCCGTGCACGGTTAAAGATTTTGGGCAACAACAAAATCAAAACCCGCTATTATTCTCTGGACAAAGAAGGCAACTCCACCCATTCCAACGCAGAGATGACCGCAACAGCGGTGAATGCATTGTTTGATGAAAAATACCCCATCAGCAATTTACAATTACTGGCCTGCGGTACTACCTCTCCGGACCAGCTGCTGCCTAACCATGCTGCTATGGTACACGGTCTGCTGAAATGCCAGCCGGTAGAACTGATTGCTGCCACCGGCGCCTGCGCCGCGGGTATGCAGGCTTTTAAATATGCGTGGATGTCTATCCGTTGTGGTAACACCTCCAACGCTGTAAGTACCGGTTCTGAGAAATTTTCTGCCTGGATGCTGGCACAGAAGTTCCAGCCAGAAGCAGAAAACCTGAAGAGCCTGGACGAGAATCCGATCATCGCTTTCGAAAAAGACTTCCTTCGCTGGATGTTGTCTGATGGTGCCAGTGCGGCGCTGTTCCAGGACAAGCCTAATGAAGAAGGCCTGTCGCTGCGTGTAGACTGGGTAGAGATCCTGTCTTATGCCAACGATCTGGAAACCTGTATGTATGCCGGCGCTATCAAAAATACCGATGGCAGCACCAAAGGCTGGATCGATATGACACCGGAAGAATGGGCACAGCACAGCGTTTTCTCCTTCAAACAGGATACCCGCCTCCTCGGCAAAAATATAGTGCCTTCCGGCGCACAGATGTGGAAAGAACTGGTAGAACGTCACAACATCAACCTGGATGAGGTAGATTTCTTCCTGCCACACTTATCTTCCGAATTTTTCCGGTTAAAGATTGATGAGGAAATCACCCGCCTCGGCGTTCCTATTCCGCTGGAGAAATGGTTTACCAACCTGGCGAATGTAGGTAACGTAGGTACGGCATCTCCTTACCTGATGCTGGAAGAACTGATGAACACCGGCCGTTTCAAAAAAGGACAGAAGGTGATCATGATGGTGCCTGAAAGTGCCCGGTTCTCCTATGCTTATGCGCAAATCACCGTTGTATAA